Below is a genomic region from Fischerella sp. PCC 9605.
TATAGGCTATGCATCCTCTGATTGAGATCGTCAAGAAAAAACAGCAACTTGCGATTAGTACCAATCTTTTGCAGCTGTTCTTTCGTTGGTTCATCTATCCATCCGTCTGATTTTAGCCACAGAACTGTCCAGCCCTCTCGGTTATAAATTTGGGCTAATTCTGCTGCTTCTCGTGTCTTCCCCAATCCTGTTCGCCCAACAATTAAAAGCCAGCGGAATTCTTCTAATTTATTTTCTAATTCCCGCCGGATATTTCGATGAGCTTGTCGCATCTGATAAGGAATGCATGAGTCTCTGAGGGGATCGTTGTCATCCGTACCGAAAACTACGGACAGCACGTTTCCATTGGGTTTTATGACCTCAAAGGGAAAAGTTGAAGGAGGAACTTGCCTAATCCGCCTCTGTTGCATGTATCACCACAAGAGTCTAACAACAGCAGTAATTCAAGACATGAGAACCGTCGAGAGAATATTAATTCCTCGTGGTCTTGATGGAATTTCTCAATCGCCCACCCTTTGGCTTGAAGGTCTAAGCCAAACAACATTCAATTGGCGTATTTACATTCTGTTTTTTAAAATTTGAGCGAGTTACTAGAACTATTATCCCATAACTCAATGAACACAAAGTTAACTTAGATTAACTAAGTTAGAGCAAGATAACTGCTTGATATTGGCTAAAACATATTCGTTACAAAATTTGAGCGATCGCACGCCATCTGTGCCAAAAAAGTTCTTACATCTTAAAAAAAACTTAAGTTGCAGTTAAACTCATCTATTTCACCTTGTCAAAACCTTTGTTGAAAATCAACACTGTAATAAGCAGCGAGCTGAGCAGTAGTCAGTAACCCCTCAGTCTCACGTCCCCTTAACTTAGTGCTATTCGATAGCATTCCTTTTTCGACTAACTATTAAGGGTTAAATCATGGACAACGAGAAAGAAATACTCACAACAGATGCCGGAATTCCAGTCAGCGATAATCAAAACTCACTCACTGCTGGGCCACGCGGCCCGCTGTTGATGCAGGATTTTTATCTGATTGAGAAAATGGCTCACTTCAACCGCGAACGCATCCCAGAACGGGTTGTTCACGCCAAAGGTTCGGGAGCCTACGGTACTTTTACTGTCACTAATGATATCACTCAATACACCAAAGCGAAACTCTTCTCACAAGTCGGCAAACAAACTGAAATACTGGCAAGGTTTTCTACGGTAGCTGGTGAGCGTGGTGCTGCTGACGCCGAACGGGATGTACGGGGCTTTGCCGTTAAGTTCTATACAGAAGAAGGCAACTGGGATATGGTCGGCAATAATACTCCGGTCTTCTTCGTGCGCGATCCCCTCAAGTTTAGTGACTTCATTCACACCCAAAAACGCGATCCCCAGACCAATCTCCGCAGTAGCACGGCAATGTGGGATTTTTGGTCTCTCTCGCCAGAGAGTCTGCATCAGCTGACAATTCTATTTAGCGATCGCGGACTGCCTAAAAGCTATCGCCACATGAATGGCTACGGCAGCCACACGTATAGTTTTATTAATGCAGCCAATGAGCGATTCTGGGTCAAGTTCCACTTTAAGACCATGCAAGGACATGATTACTTGACCAATGAAGAAGGTGCTAAAGTCGTAGGTGAAGATCGCGAAAGTTTTCAGCGCGATCTGTTCTATGCAATTGAAGGTGGTGACTATCCCAAGTGGCGCTTCATGGTTCAGATTATGCCGGAAGCAGATGCTGAGAAAACACCTTACAATCCCTTCGATTTAACCAAGGTGTGGCCGCACAAAGATTACCCACTCATTGAGGTAGGCATTCTCGAACTCAATCGCAATCCAGAAAACTATTTTGCAGAGATCGAGCAATCAGCCTTTGCTCCTTCCAATGTTGTACCAGGTATTTCATTCAGTCCAGACAAGATGCTGCAAGCACGCATTCTGTCCTACACTGACGCCCATCGCTATCGACTCGGAGTCAATTACGAACACCTACCCGTCAACTGTCCCCATGCAACCAAGGCACACACCTATCATCGTGATGGTTCCATGCGCTTTGATCGTAACGGTGGTGGATCGGTAAATTATGAACCAAACAGCTTTAACGGCCCGGTAGAAGATCCGCGTTATAAGGAACCACCACTGAAGATTTCTGGGGACGGCGATCGCTACGATCATCGCGAAGGCAACGACGATTACACCCAGGCAGGCAATCTTTTCCGCTTACTAGCGGAAGATGGAAAGCAAAGGCTTTGCCATAATATTGCAGCCACGATGCAGGGTGTACCGCAGTTCATCATTGAACGGCAACTTGCACACTTTGCTAAAGCCGATCCCGCATATGGTGAAGGCGTTGCTAAGGCACTCGGTCTTTCACCGAAGCAAACACAAGCACCTACAAAAGTCTAGTAATATCAACCCTCACCCTGTCCTGTCGGACACCCCTCTCCCAACTTGGGAGAGGGGCAGTTCTTGTGAGGGTAAATACAATAACTAATCAAAAGGCACTCGGTCTTTCACCGAAGCAAGCACAAGCACCTACAAAAGTCTAGTAATATCAACCCTCACCCCGTCCTGTCGGACACCCCTCTCCCAAGTTGGGAGAGGGGCAGGGGTGAGGGTAAATACGATCACTAATCAAACGGATTTGATATAAATTTGTGGGGTGGGCGTCTCGCCCGCCCAGTTTATTGATGTAAGATCCCCAACGCAGAGGTAAGCGCAAAGGGGTCCAGAGTCTTGGTGCAAAAATTTCGGGCGTTGCTGAATCATGGGATGATTTCGCCCAATTTGGGACGAATTTTCAATGGTTTCAACCGCCAATTCATCCCGCATTTATGCAACGCCAAATTTCGTTCTGAACTTATGTATGTTGTATTTAGCAGGCTAGTATGGCAGAACTTGAATCAATTGGTATTTTTGCACTGTACCGAGAACGCGATGGGGTCTAGATAAATCAGTTTCTTGTTTTGCAGAGATCCAAGCGTAGCTAGAAGCTGGCACTTCGGAAATTGTGTCTACGTCCTTTCCGTGGTGAGGAGTGTAGAAATCAAGCAGTACTCCGGTTTTGCCCCCAACTTTCACAAAGTAGATAGGGTTGTTTTGCAAAACTTGGGCGATCGCAGGCTGTGCTAAAAAAGTTCTGACATCTGGATTGTAGTCACTCAGCAAGCCGTTACTACTAGCCACAGCTAAAGCCAACCATGCCGGGATCAACCAACCAGCAAGCCAATAATTAGAGGTGAGAAAAATTTTACCAAAGCGGTAACGACCAATCCACACTAAAGGCAATATCAACCAACCACTACCTAAAGCTAAGGCTAGAGTTGCATATCTGCGGATGTCACCACTAGGCCAAATAAGAGCGATCGCACCCGCTAGCAATAATAAAATACCTAGCAAACCAAAAATATAGCTGAGATTCCGAGATAGATCCCCCCTAGCCCCCCTTAGTAAGGGGGGTAATTTACTTCCCCCCTTTTCAAGGGGGGATTGAGGGGGGATCTGATCGTAAATCTTACCCAGCCAATCTAACCCCACAGCTGCAAGCATGGCAATGAAGGGATACAGTAAAAGACTGTAGTGAGGTAAACGAGTCGAGAAAAGACTAAGCTCGACAAATAAAATGAGTGGAAAGCCAACTAGTATAAGATGGTAGCGAGGAATGGGACGACGGCAAGCTAAAAATAAACCTAAAAGACTGAAAAAAAACCAAGGAAAGGCTTTGATTGGGACATTCCATAAATAAAATAAAATTCCCTTGTCACCGCGATCGTGAGAACCTAAACGAAATACAAAATTGAGTAATTCTGCAACACTATCATTGCCGTAGCGTGAAAAGCTCAACCAAAGCCAGACAAAGGTGGGAATTAAACCTACTGCAAACCCGATATACAACATAAGGTTTGTGAGATGACGATGACGGCGATGTTCCCAAATTAGATAAGGTGACAAAGCCATCAT
It encodes:
- a CDS encoding catalase: MDNEKEILTTDAGIPVSDNQNSLTAGPRGPLLMQDFYLIEKMAHFNRERIPERVVHAKGSGAYGTFTVTNDITQYTKAKLFSQVGKQTEILARFSTVAGERGAADAERDVRGFAVKFYTEEGNWDMVGNNTPVFFVRDPLKFSDFIHTQKRDPQTNLRSSTAMWDFWSLSPESLHQLTILFSDRGLPKSYRHMNGYGSHTYSFINAANERFWVKFHFKTMQGHDYLTNEEGAKVVGEDRESFQRDLFYAIEGGDYPKWRFMVQIMPEADAEKTPYNPFDLTKVWPHKDYPLIEVGILELNRNPENYFAEIEQSAFAPSNVVPGISFSPDKMLQARILSYTDAHRYRLGVNYEHLPVNCPHATKAHTYHRDGSMRFDRNGGGSVNYEPNSFNGPVEDPRYKEPPLKISGDGDRYDHREGNDDYTQAGNLFRLLAEDGKQRLCHNIAATMQGVPQFIIERQLAHFAKADPAYGEGVAKALGLSPKQTQAPTKV
- a CDS encoding ArnT family glycosyltransferase, which codes for MSFKLLHSQSTWQRLRLWAGFPYLSLLFWILPLLLFNSGDSSLMAHDEGLYAWRSRRMFESGDWINPWSEPHHKTPGPYWLIASSYTLFGISETSVRLPSMILGIFSVILLYEIGKILLNQKIAWLAGAILSLEFLWLQYCRLGTPDVPMIFLVLLAIFCLLKAELNPKSRYFYSFIVGVCFGLGFLVRSFMIFLPMMALSPYLIWEHRRHRHLTNLMLYIGFAVGLIPTFVWLWLSFSRYGNDSVAELLNFVFRLGSHDRGDKGILFYLWNVPIKAFPWFFFSLLGLFLACRRPIPRYHLILVGFPLILFVELSLFSTRLPHYSLLLYPFIAMLAAVGLDWLGKIYDQIPPQSPLEKGGSKLPPLLRGARGDLSRNLSYIFGLLGILLLLAGAIALIWPSGDIRRYATLALALGSGWLILPLVWIGRYRFGKIFLTSNYWLAGWLIPAWLALAVASSNGLLSDYNPDVRTFLAQPAIAQVLQNNPIYFVKVGGKTGVLLDFYTPHHGKDVDTISEVPASSYAWISAKQETDLSRPHRVLGTVQKYQLIQVLPY